TAGGGTCCCCCACCCTCGGCGGGGGAGGTCGCAGTCCTGTAGGCGGAGGCCGATGACTTCCGCCGGCCGTGCTGCCGCGTAGTACATGCACCCGAAGAATGCGACCAGGCGGCGCCCGCGGGCGCTCTGTGTGCGCACGGCGTCGAGCAGTGCGAGAGCCTGCCGGGGATCTGGGACCGAGGCCGGGTCCAGTTCCTCCGCAACCTGCTCCGGAGCCTTCCACTGCACTTGTGGCAGAGGGTTATCCGTCAGTCGGCCGGCGTCGACGGCGTAGCCGAGCGCGTTGTGAAAGATGGCCCGCTTCCGGCGGATGGTCGACGCGGACGCCGTGGTGCCGTCCAATTTCATGGTCAGGGCGTCCAGGGCGGCGCGCACCTGCATGCGGTCCGCCAGTGCAGAGGTCGGCAGGGATTTCCGCTCGAACCATGCCAGCACGGCGGCTACCTCGTCCGGCGGTTCTTCGTTCCGGCGGCTCACGTTGAATGCCCAACTGTAGAGAGCCGTCCGCACCGTCCTAGCGTCGGCCATGCCCTTGCTGTCCTTGACGAGCGCCGGCGTCACCGTGGCCATGGCTTCCGCGAGTGTCCGGCGCGTCGAGCCGGGGGAGTGCTGCCACTTCATCTCGATGTACTCGCGGGCGTGTTGATACCAACTCACGTCGTTGCGCTGCCGCAGCTCGGAGAGTGGTACGCCGGTGAACTCGTCGAAGGGCTCGCCGGCGTGTGCCGCGCGCAGAAGTTCAGCGCGTCGCCCCTCTGCCAGCGTCTTTGTGCGGAACGTCTGAGAGTGCGGAGTCTCGCCTGTCTTCCAGCGCAGCTCTGCGGAGGTTTGGCCCCGGTCTTTCCTCTGCCGTACTGACCAGATGCGAACGTCGTATGTCTTCCCCATCGGGGGCCTTCCTGTGAAAGGGGGCCCGGTATGCGCCGGGCCCCCTTGGGCGATGCCGGTGAGCTGGTGGAGTCAGTAGGCGGGCGAATCCAGGCGGTTGAGCCAGTCGTCGAGGTCGGTGCGTCGCACCCGCAGGTGGCCGTTGGGCAGCTTCACCAGCCGCGGCCCCTGGCCACGCGCGCGCATGCGGTAGAAGGCGGCGCGGCTCATGCTGATCTCTTGGAGGACTTCGGGGAGTTTGAGCATCTTGGTGCTGGCCAAGGCGGTGACTCCTTCTTGGGGTGAGGCGTCCGGCGGCACTCTCAGAAGTCCGCTACTTCCGCTACCGCCGCTACCTCGCAGGTCACGGGCCTGTTGGAGGTAGCGGGAAGGGGTAGCGGTAGCGGACGGGTAGCGGTGCGGTAGCGGCTTCGGATGCCCGTTACCGCTACCGCGTTATCACTGGTCAAGCCGTGTTTTCGGTGCCAGGTAGCGGAGGTAGCGGACTTTCCGGGGGTGGGGGGCAGTAGCGGGCCCACGCGTCGTGCAGATCAGCGGCGTAGTAGCCCTTGAGGACGCTTCCGGCGGTCTTGATGTTGCGGGAGGCGATGGGCTCGTTGTCGGCCGTCATGTACTCGGCGAGCATCCGGGACAGGCGCCGGTTGTCGAGCGGCTTGCCGTGCAGGTCGGCCCAGGGTGCGTCGTCCAGGGCGTTGAGCCGGTCCAGGATGGCGACGGTGGGCAGGCGGTCGATGCCGACCATGACGTGATCGCGTAGATCGGCAAGCAGCCGAATCCCCATGCTGCCCTTGTCGTTGGCCTTGGACGCCGTCACCAGGGTCACGCATGCTTCCCGAGCCCGCTCGGGCCAAGCACCGCCGGCGGCGTCCGCGACCGCGAGCAGGGGTTCCCATACGTCCGCCGGTCGGTCGGTGACACCTTCGGGCATGTCCGGCCAGGCGTCCACCACTCGCGCACGTGCCTGTTCGGCCCACTGCGCCAGCCGCTCACGGAGCTTGTGCCCCTGCGCCTCGTGGATGCGAGCCCGGAACGGTTCCACGCGTTCGTTGCGGGCCCGGCGGCGCATGCGGATGACAACGGAGCGGGTCAGGATCGTGTCGGGCAGGGAGCCGAGCCCGGCGACCGCGACCGCGCAGTACGAGGGGAACGCCTGCACAGTCTGGTTGCCGCCATCGCCGATACACCGGTAGGTGACCCCGGAGCGGCGGTGTCCGGCGTTGAGGAACCCGCGCAGTTCCTCGTTGTCCCCCGCCTTCGGCCCGAAGATCGTGTCGATCTCATCGAACAGGATCGTCGGCCGGCCGTTCGCCCCCGACACCGCGCGGAACAGAGCGGCGGCGGACGCGTTCACGGCCGTCATGGACTGCGGCACCAGCGTTTCCACGATCTCCAGGGCTCGCGACTTGCCCGATCCCGGCTCGGGGGACAGGAAGGCCAGGCGGGGCGTGGAGTCGAAGCAGTCGAGCAGGTGGGCGTGTGCGTCCCACAGGGCGACGGCGACGTAGGCGGCCTCGGTGGGGAAGACGTTGAACCGTCGGTGGAAGGCTTCCACCTCGTCCAGCAGCGCGGCCCCGTCCATGGTGGGGGTCATGCGGCGGCCCTCCCTTCGGTGGATACGGCGGGCATTCCGGTGCAGGCGGATCGGTGGGCGTCGTACTCGGTGACCAGCGCGGTCACGGCCTGGGGGCCGGTGGCGGTGCTGGTCTGTCCGCAGGGGCAGGTGTAGGCGGCGGTGGGAGTGTCGCCGGGGCGGGTGGACCAACGGGCGCCGTCCCAGTGGTGGCGGTAGACCGGTGGGGCGTAGATCCGGATACCGGGCCGCTCCGGGGTGGGGTCGGCCGTGCCGTGCCGGGCTTCGTCGGTCTGGAACCGCTCAGAGCGAAGTGCAGTGACGACGCCCTTGCGGGCGGCGCCTGTCGGCTCGCCCACGGCTGGCCCGGGCCCGGCTTTCTCGGCGCCGTGCCGGCCGGTGGGTGTCGGGGCTTGGCCTTCCAAGCGGGGAGTGGCGGGGGCGCTCATGCCGCCTGCCTGGGTCGGGCTTTGCGGATGGAGCCGTCCAGGGCGCTGCGGATGGTGGTGCGGCACTCGGCCGCGGTGAGTCCCACCGCCTCGCCCGCCCCTTGGAAGGCGTCCTCAACCGTCTGCCGGGGGAGGTCGCCCCACGCGACGAATCGCCCCACCTTGAAGGCGCATCGGTTTAGCACGGTGTTGCGCAAGCCTTCCGGGGCGGCGGTCACCACCGCGCACTCGGCTTCCAGCGCGGCCAGTGCCGCCCGGCTGCCGCCCACCGCTGGCAGCCGCAGCGACCCCTCAGGGCGCGCGGGCGCGGGCTCCAGGATGCTCAGCAGCCACGCGGGCAGAGGGGCGGCCAGAGAGGCGCACAGCGCCTCGTACCATCCGGCGGCGGTGACGCTACCGGCGGCGACGACGTATCCGCCCCACGCGCGGGTGTCGACCGAATCCGCCACGGTGCCCGCCGTGTTGCCCAGCCGGGCGCCCGGCGGGCAGGTGAAGTAGAGATGCTCTCCACCGCTCGCGGTCCGCACCCGGTAGGTGTTGGGGACGGCGTGTCCGGCGCGCTCGCAGAGCGCTGCAAAGGTGGTCGCGCCGCAAGGCGCGTCCGAACTGTTCTTGTCCTTGGGCACGTCCAGGTCGATGACGACCAGCCCGGACGGGCCGGTGGCGATGCCGACGTTGAACGGCGCCCGCGACCATGCGGCGCGGATGCGGGCGGGGTCGGTGGTGGCGCGCTGCTCCCACTTCACGTGCCCGGTCGTGCACGGGTCGGTGCGGGTGCAGGTCTTCTCTCCGTGCAGGGCGGGCGGCTTGCTGCCGGGCCTGCACGGGAAGACGTGCCAGCCGCGCTCGGCGGCGGTTAAGGCTGCACGGAGCAGCGCGGTTTGGGCGTCATGGGTCATGCTGGATGTCTCCAGTTCTCTTGATGGTGCTGGGTGACAAGGGCGGCCCCGCGGCTTTGGCGAGACGATGGGGGCCGCCCTTGGCGTAGCTAGCTGTGGAAGTGGTTGCGCTTGAAGACCGCCCGGCGGATGTGGACCGTGGTGCCGC
Above is a genomic segment from Streptomyces collinus Tu 365 containing:
- a CDS encoding tyrosine-type recombinase/integrase yields the protein MGKTYDVRIWSVRQRKDRGQTSAELRWKTGETPHSQTFRTKTLAEGRRAELLRAAHAGEPFDEFTGVPLSELRQRNDVSWYQHAREYIEMKWQHSPGSTRRTLAEAMATVTPALVKDSKGMADARTVRTALYSWAFNVSRRNEEPPDEVAAVLAWFERKSLPTSALADRMQVRAALDALTMKLDGTTASASTIRRKRAIFHNALGYAVDAGRLTDNPLPQVQWKAPEQVAEELDPASVPDPRQALALLDAVRTQSARGRRLVAFFGCMYYAAARPAEVIGLRLQDCDLPRRGWGTLWLRETRPRSGSAWTDSGEAHDRRGLKHRPRKAVRPVPIPPDLVSLLRWHVIAYGVAPDGRLFRTQRGGLIQDTGYGEVWAEARARALTPAQRASQLAKRPYDLRHAAVSTWLSSGVEPQEVAARAGHSVAVLFRVYAKCLDGGAATANARIERALKNGG
- a CDS encoding helix-turn-helix transcriptional regulator, translated to MASTKMLKLPEVLQEISMSRAAFYRMRARGQGPRLVKLPNGHLRVRRTDLDDWLNRLDSPAY
- a CDS encoding DUF3631 domain-containing protein; this encodes MTPTMDGAALLDEVEAFHRRFNVFPTEAAYVAVALWDAHAHLLDCFDSTPRLAFLSPEPGSGKSRALEIVETLVPQSMTAVNASAAALFRAVSGANGRPTILFDEIDTIFGPKAGDNEELRGFLNAGHRRSGVTYRCIGDGGNQTVQAFPSYCAVAVAGLGSLPDTILTRSVVIRMRRRARNERVEPFRARIHEAQGHKLRERLAQWAEQARARVVDAWPDMPEGVTDRPADVWEPLLAVADAAGGAWPERAREACVTLVTASKANDKGSMGIRLLADLRDHVMVGIDRLPTVAILDRLNALDDAPWADLHGKPLDNRRLSRMLAEYMTADNEPIASRNIKTAGSVLKGYYAADLHDAWARYCPPPPESPLPPLPGTENTA
- a CDS encoding bifunctional DNA primase/polymerase; the protein is MTHDAQTALLRAALTAAERGWHVFPCRPGSKPPALHGEKTCTRTDPCTTGHVKWEQRATTDPARIRAAWSRAPFNVGIATGPSGLVVIDLDVPKDKNSSDAPCGATTFAALCERAGHAVPNTYRVRTASGGEHLYFTCPPGARLGNTAGTVADSVDTRAWGGYVVAAGSVTAAGWYEALCASLAAPLPAWLLSILEPAPARPEGSLRLPAVGGSRAALAALEAECAVVTAAPEGLRNTVLNRCAFKVGRFVAWGDLPRQTVEDAFQGAGEAVGLTAAECRTTIRSALDGSIRKARPRQAA